From a region of the Rhinopithecus roxellana isolate Shanxi Qingling chromosome 8, ASM756505v1, whole genome shotgun sequence genome:
- the LOC104666728 gene encoding histone H2B type 3-A-like, with the protein MPESSRAAPAPKKGSKKAITKAQKKDGKKRKRGRKESYSIYVYKVLKQVHPDTGISSKAMGIMNSFVNDIFERIASEASRLAHYNKRSTITSREVQTAVRLLLPGELAKHAVSEGTKAVTKYTSSK; encoded by the coding sequence ATGCCGGAGTCATCGCGGGCGGCTCCGGCTCCTAAAAAGGGCTCCAAGAAGGCCATCACCAAGGCGCAGAAGAAGGACGGCAAGAAGCGCAAACGCGGCCGCAAGGAGAGCTATTCTATCTACGTGTACAAGGTGCTGAAGCAGGTGCACCCCGACACCGGCATCTCGTCCAAGGCCATGGGCATCATGAACTCCTTCGTCAATGATATCTTCGAGCGCATCGCCAGCGAGGCCTCCCGCCTGGCGCACTACAACAAGCGCTCCACCATCACGTCCCGCGAAGTGCAGACAGCCGTGCGCCTGCTGCTGCCGGGCGAGCTGGCCAAGCACGCCGTGTCCGAGGGCACCAAGGCTGTCACCAAGTACACCAGCTCCAAGTGA